The following coding sequences are from one Papilio machaon chromosome 8, ilPapMach1.1, whole genome shotgun sequence window:
- the LOC106720737 gene encoding uncharacterized protein LOC106720737 isoform X3, whose protein sequence is MTKAKMNKSSALFHSAKVLWHLDIFRRSFRELTGHACLGPSCIFCALKELFAQLQWSAERAPAADSLRRALGGGSRFQLGCMADASECFEHLLLRVHAHVAAAGDKRDDDACRAPHCVPHRKFAMMLVEQSVCGACQATSEPLPFTQMVHYVSATALTTQAAFGDHGDSFGTLLRKAGGMGDIRDCPNACGAKIQICRTLMNRPEVVSIGMVWDSERPSADHVAAVYAALGTELRPTDAFHACVDCAWAARATHRLVGLVTYYGKHYSTFFFHSKLRLWIYFDDADVKEIGPEWSQVVEKCRRGRFQPLLLLYAAVDGTPCDTRHAPKEVVPFPAPEPRRAITPAPERPNAGFARRAVTPGPENDSEYVSRKAVENMLDVQASRRAQLARSLSASSASDTQERPRSRRDSGNWSGDRNSASSASSTADSPYMYPRGRGPGSIPSSPTRKGELSSGGSCDTGYDSYSLSSTDSLPQQQNHRPPNLQLAQIPELTTRGDCDALCSEADSLLDKSRHAEDAADYETALILCDNAAAKARAAMDAPYNNQHTMTVARMKHNTCVMRARSLQRKMAGMTRPPEVTLAAPVRNTKGGLENSPTIEIYATLPKKKSSSKKSSKNVEDDIDNTTKERSSRHKSRDEEKREKRSRSEDRGRARKEVAVATEKKEEPVEDKKGKKQHKIRRKLLMGGLIRRKNRSMPDLTEGADGKTESNNKDKRVTSIDDAEVGRRKDEEKSNLSGYLSEGHLEYSAASGTNPNLERSKLMRKSFHGSAGKILTAAKVPPPPPLRTTSQLSGTKFEAEVIEHSMQTRPPQPLPIVNQNEYSYIQNNEDNGGFVEQYGDEPQSLPFLPSYDGQPVNHYNRLDDSPSQNFLTVVTKAMVHQEQSPVKRDNVPNIQPSQNNIQNLSSAFDNGVDVVDFALPMRRSPPMFELPPYPSPMNSVNHSRQPSEEFPPPPPPIDLTPLQDELNKIQNVNSVQHYNEEDKEIPKGSLLAQLQEKRSQILRSEECAMKTSHVQTDTWLRELQAKQASLKLRRSGSLEGQLSSPGENTAHRTFENDNNNVRNIASRFECNTQNVSEQDRSHVGFIGMSGNRDVINCSNQSNTGIYSRRASSSSIDPKQMIDEYSDQKLSNNNNIASYGDRSKPKKKSVSFCDQVILVATAEDQEDDSYIPNPILERVLKSAMNKPELTTMPLQNEKPSLQRQDSFDSQSSRSTISSLSQTSYVPNETAHAEYYRVQNYPTYQLVQTRHQQPSNQSKIGLQGTSSSVHSQNQSAVNNSNQIYQTVPVNPPNTSNPIPYNQPPAAYQNHNNASPPSFSQNPANRLTPTATQFMSKHVPTLQRSVPNTFPHPPSQLHPANQTPNNAYYHRLPQQTQSTLPTNYPTNRQYNQNLPSNNSTYQSVPTNSPAYQSYHNPPTSYASSDYSSRYPQVNSTNHYSAAHSPYQRVPPPHGDVPLDNYNNNYQKPQNNYYLDNNNTQGRVQDARHYANSQQQRPNYNQNTINDSNVPNNEQISQYQYQNSYNPYQHLPPPKQIQKKSVSFEPGTKGGTESPIPPQMNTNNYNGDTQTLTSAQKSVCSLCRKKSVSPPAMYCPDCDFYMSRFKPRS, encoded by the exons GAGCTGTTCGCTCAGTTGCAATGGTCTGCGGAGCGTGCGCCGGCCGCGGACAGCTTGAGGCGCGCGCTGGGCGGCGGATCGCGCTTCCAACTGGGCTGCATGGCGGATGCAAGCGAGTGCTTCGAGCATTTGCTGCTGCGGGTGCACGCTCACGTCGCCGCTGCTGGCGACAAGCGGGATGACGACGCCTGCAGGGCGCCCCATTGCGTGCCCCACCGCAAGTTCGCTATGATGCTAGTCGAACAGTCCGTCTGTGGTGCATGTCAGGCTACTTCCGAGCCTCTACCTTTTACGCAG ATGGTACATTACGTGTCTGCCACCGCTTTAACAACTCAAGCTGCGTTTGGTGACCATGGTGACAGTTTCGGCACATTACTGAGGAAAGCTGGGGGCATGGGCGATATTAGAGATTGTCCG aATGCATGTGGTGCGAAAATCCAAATTTGCCGGACACTTATGAATAGACCCGAAGTTGTATCGATCGGCATGGTGTGGGACTCCGAGCGACCGTCCGCCGACCACGTGGCCGCAGTGTACGCCGCGCTGGGCACCGAGCTGCGCCCCACAGACGCCTTCCACGCCTGCGTCGACTGCGCATGGGCAGCTAGGGCCACTCACAGGCTCGTCGGTCTCGTCACGTACTACGGAAAACATTATTCCACCTTCTTCTTTCATAGTAAACTTCGTCTTTGGATATATTTCGACGACGCTGACGTTAAAGAGATTGGGCCTGAATGGTCACAAGTTGTCGAAAAATGTCGAAGAGGTAGATTTCAACCGCTGCTCTTATTATATGCTGCTGTTGACGGAACGCCGTGTGATACCCGTCATGCGCCGAAAGAGGTTGTGCCATTTCCTGCCCCGGAACCCCGACGAGCAATCACGCCGGCTCCGGAGAGACCGAATGCAGGTTTCGCAAGAAGAGCTGTTACTCCAGGGCCCGAAAATGACAGTGAATACGTAAGTAGGAAAGCAGTGGAGAATATGCTGGATGTGCAAGCTAGTCGACGGGCACAATTAGCGCGGAGCTTAAGTGCTAGTTCTGCATCAGACACTCAAGAAAGGCCGAGATCGAGAAGAGATTCTGGAAATTGGAGTGGAGATCGTAATAGTGCATCATCGGCGTCATCAACAGCCGATAGTCCCTATATGTATCCAAGAGGACGCGGGCCAGGAAGTATTCCCAGCAGTCCGACTCGTAAAGGAGAATTATCTAGTGGTGGTTCTTGTGATACGGGATATGATTCATACTCTCTATCTTCGACTGACAGCCTCCCGCAGCAACAAAATCACAGGCCTCCAAATTTACAACTTGCGCAAATACCAGAATTAACTACTCGTGGTGATTGTGATGCTTTGTGCTCTGAAGCCGATTCATTGCTAGATAAATCTCGTCATGCCGAAGATGCGGCTGACTACGAAACTGCTTTAATTCTTTGTGATAATGCCGCAGCAAAGGCACGAGCGGCAATGGACGCACCGTACAATAATCAACACACGATGACTGTTGCGAGAATGAAACATAACACTTGTGTGATGCGAGCTAGAAGTCTACAGAGAAAAATGGCTGGCATGACTAGGCCGCCGGAGGTTACACTCGCCGCACCCGTAAGAAATACAAAGGGAGGTCTTGAAAATTCACCTACAATTGAAATTTATGCCACATTGCCGAAAAAGAAAAGTTCATCGAAAAAATCCTCAAAAAATGTAGAAGACGACATTGATAATACCACAAAAGAGCGTTCTTCTAGACATAAATCTCGAGACGaagaaaaaagagaaaagaGGTCAAGAAGTGAAGATCGCGGTCGAGCGAGAAAAGAAGTTGCTGTTGCTACAGAAAAAAAGGAGGAACCAGTAGaagataaaaaaggtaaaaagcAACATAAAATTCGAAGAAAACTATTAATGGGTGGCTTAATCAGGAGAAAAAATCGATCAATGCCAGACTTAACCGAAGGGGCAGATGGAAAAACGGaatctaataataaagataaacgAGTCACTTCCATCGATGATGCCGAGGTGGGTAGAAGAAAGGATGAGGAGAAATCAAACTTAAGTGGGTATCTTTCAGAGGGCCATTTAGAATATTCCGCTGCGAGTGGAACAAATCCGAATCTGGAAAGAAGCAAGCTAATGCGAAAGAGCTTCCACGGTAGCGCTGGAAAAATCCTCACTGCAGCCAAAGTACCACCGCCACCGCCACTGCGAACCACTTCTCAGCTTAGCGGGACTAAGTTCGAAGCAGAAGTAATCGAGCATAGTATGCAAACTCGTCCGCCGCAACCTCTACCGATTGTCAATCAAAATGAATATTCTTACATCCAAAATAACGAAGACAATGGTGGCTTTGTAGAGCAATACGGCGATGAACCGCAATCACTACCGTTCCTACCGTCGTACGACGGTCAACCGGTCAACCATTACAACCGACTCGATGATTCACCGTCACAAAACTTTCTCACTGTTGTAACAAAAGCGATGGTGCATCAAGAGCAAAGCCCCGTTAAAAGGGACAATGTACCGAACATACAGCCATcgcaaaataatattcaaaatttaagtagTGCTTTTGATAATGGAGTAGATGTTGTCGACTTCGCATTGCCAATGAGAAGATCGCCACCAATGTTTGAACTGCCGCCATATCCCAGCCCGATGAATTCGGTCAACCATTCCCGACAGCCCAGCGAAGAGTTTCCACCGCCCCCTCCACCGATTGATTTAACACCGCTACAggatgaattaaataaaattcaaaacgtGAACTCCGTTCAACACTACAATGAGGAAGATAAAGAAATTCCTAAGGGATCGCTATTAGCACAGTTACAAGAAAAAAGAagtcaaatattgcgaagcgAGGAATGTGCCATGAAAACATCACACGTACAAACGGATACTTGGCTTAGAGAACTCCAAGCTAAACAAGCAAGCTTAAAACTTAGAAGATCGGGCTCCCTAGAGGGACAACTTTCTAGCCCAGGTGAGAATACCGCCCACAGAACATTTGAAAATGATAATAACAATGTTAGAAACATAGCGTCAAGGTTCGAATGTAATACGCAAAACGTTTCGGAACAAGATAGGTCTCATGTAGGTTTTATCGGCATGAGCGGTAACAGAGACGTCATTAACTGCTCGAATCAATCAAACACAGGTATCTACAGCCGGCGCGCCTCGTCATCTTCGATCGACCCCAAGCAAATGATCGATGAATATAGCGATCAAAAGTtaagcaataataataatatcgcGTCATACGGAGATCGATCAAAACCTAAGAAGAAATCTGTATCGTTTTGCGATCAAGTAATATTGGTTGCGACAGCCGAGGACCAGGAAGACGACAGTTACATTCCGAATCCTATATTAGAACGCGTTTTAAAGTCAGCCATGAATAAGCCCGAGTTGACAACGATGCCTTTGCAGAACGAGAAGCCATCGCTGCAGAGACAAGACTCCTTTGACAGTCAATCGTCGCGTTCTACGATATCGTCTTTGTCACAAACGTCATATGTTCCCAACGAAACGGCACACGCCGAATATTATCGGGTTCAAAATTATCCGACGTACCAACTTGTACAAACGCGCCATCAACAACCTTCTAATCAGTCAAAAATTGGCCTTCAAGGGACCAGTTCATCAGTTCATTCACAAAATCAAAGCGCCGTGAACAATAGTAATCAAATATATCAGACGGTTCCCGTAAATCCGCCGAACACTTCAAATCCAATCCCATACAATCAACCGCCGGCAGCTTACCAGAATCACAACAACGCGAGCCCACCGAGCTTCAGCCAGAACCCCGCAAATAGATTAACGCCTACAGCTACTCAGTTCATGTCTAAGCACGTGCCTACTCTGCAGAGGTCTGTTCCTAATACGTTCCCCCACCCACCGAGCCAGCTTCACCCAGCCAACCAAACGCCAAATAATGCTTACTATCATAGACTGCCTCAGCAAACACAATCTACGCTTCCCACCAATTATCCAACAAATCGACAATATAATCAAAACTTACCGAGTAATAATTCCACTTACCAAAGCGTGCCCACCAATTCACCGGCTTATCAGAGCTATCACAACCCACCGACAAGCTACGCTAGCTCCGATTATTCTAGTCGATATCCCCAAGTGAATAGTACAAACCATTATAGCGCTGCGCATTCTCCCTACCAGCGAGTTCCACCTCCGCATGGCGACGTGCCCCTCGACAACTACAACAATAACTACCAGAAACCACAAAACAACTACTACCTAGACAACAACAATACCCAGGGCCGAGTCCAAGATGCGAGGCACTACGCTAACTCTCAACAACAGCGACCCAATTACAATCAGAACACGATCAATGACAGCAATGTGCCGAACAATGAGCAGATATCTCAATATCAGTACCAAAACTCGTACAACCCGTACCAACATTTACCACCGCctaaacaaattcaaaagaaATCAGTTTCATTTGAGCCGGGAACGAAAGGCGGCACAGAATCTCCTATACCACCGCAAATGAACACGAATAATTATAACGGCGATACGCAAACGCTTACATCTGCCCAAAAATCTGTTTGCAGTTTGTGTCGTAAAAAGAGTGTTAGCCCTCCAGCCATGTACTGTCCCGACTGCGACTTTTACATGTCAAGGTTTAAACCTCGCTCATAG